Proteins from a single region of Deinococcus malanensis:
- the lysW gene encoding lysine biosynthesis protein LysW, which yields MSVIQFENPDTGATIELTNPELGELVIDDETGVEYEVVSVDPPRLEAAPQEAEDWGE from the coding sequence ATGTCTGTAATTCAATTTGAAAACCCCGATACCGGTGCCACCATCGAGCTGACCAACCCTGAACTCGGCGAGCTGGTCATTGACGATGAAACCGGCGTGGAATACGAAGTTGTGTCGGTCGATCCGCCCCGCCTGGAAGCCGCGCCGCAGGAAGCGGAGGACTGGGGCGAGTAA
- a CDS encoding LeuD/DmdB family oxidoreductase small subunit: MPRVWKFGDSVNTDDILPGKFAPFMAGEDVFQTFAFHYIRPEFASQVQPGDLLIGGRNWGLGSSREYAPQALKKLQIGGIVAPSFARIHYRNLLNLGIPAFEHDLTGLLEDRDEVSLDINTGLLTYSGEGARSGTVQLPPPPEFLREALAEGSILAFFKKYGRFPGERVPAEGPN, encoded by the coding sequence ATGCCACGTGTCTGGAAGTTTGGCGACAGCGTGAATACGGACGACATCCTGCCCGGCAAGTTCGCACCGTTTATGGCCGGCGAGGATGTGTTCCAGACCTTCGCCTTCCACTACATCCGCCCGGAATTCGCCTCGCAGGTGCAGCCCGGAGACCTGCTGATCGGGGGGCGAAACTGGGGTTTGGGCTCCAGCCGCGAATATGCTCCGCAGGCGCTCAAAAAGCTTCAGATTGGCGGCATTGTGGCCCCGAGCTTCGCGCGCATTCACTACCGCAATCTGCTGAACCTCGGTATTCCGGCTTTCGAGCACGACCTGACCGGCCTGCTGGAAGACAGGGACGAGGTGTCGCTGGACATCAACACCGGCCTTCTGACCTATTCAGGCGAAGGCGCACGGAGCGGAACGGTGCAGCTGCCGCCTCCGCCGGAGTTCCTGCGGGAGGCGCTGGCCGAGGGCAGCATCCTGGCATTCTTCAAGAAATATGGCCGCTTTCCCGGGGAGCGTGTGCCCGCTGAAGGGCCCAACTGA
- a CDS encoding homoaconitate hydratase family protein, with protein MPDMTALPFRPQTMAEKILSRRGDQTVYAGDLAVVDVDQVMVVDSIAQSFIERMQRDLTAVPKYPERVSIVIDHVAPASTVSVAQAQKEAREYAAQTGVRLFDVGRGICHQVLVEENLARPGWIVLGSDSHSTTYGAVAAFGSGMGATDIALAAASGKTWLKVPESVKVSFTGELRPGVTAKDVALEMIRVLGADGATYQSIEMHAGDRFTRGERMTLANLCVEAGAKAGLVVPGGEILTSYGYDVPEWVYPDEGATYVRDITLDLSALNPRMSAPSEVDNVHDVAQLRGLKVDQVFIGTCTNGRIEDLHAAADVLRDRRVSPNTRLLVIPASSQVMEQAMVDGTLLTLQRAGAVLGTPGCGPCMGRHQGVLAPGEVCVSTSNRNFIGRMGDKDAQIYLASPAVAAATAVMGRIALPADLSGAVA; from the coding sequence ATGCCGGACATGACTGCCTTGCCCTTCCGCCCGCAGACCATGGCGGAGAAAATTCTGTCCAGACGTGGTGATCAGACCGTCTACGCCGGCGACCTTGCGGTGGTGGACGTCGACCAGGTGATGGTCGTGGATTCGATTGCCCAGAGCTTTATCGAACGGATGCAGCGCGACCTGACCGCGGTGCCCAAGTACCCCGAGCGCGTCAGCATCGTGATTGACCACGTGGCCCCGGCCAGCACCGTGTCGGTGGCCCAGGCCCAGAAGGAAGCCCGTGAATATGCGGCCCAGACGGGTGTTAGGCTCTTCGACGTCGGACGGGGGATCTGCCATCAGGTGCTGGTCGAGGAGAATCTGGCGCGGCCCGGCTGGATCGTGCTGGGGTCCGACAGCCACTCCACCACCTACGGCGCGGTGGCTGCCTTCGGGTCCGGCATGGGTGCCACCGACATTGCCCTTGCGGCAGCCAGCGGGAAAACCTGGCTGAAGGTGCCTGAAAGCGTCAAGGTCAGCTTCACAGGTGAGCTGCGGCCCGGCGTGACCGCCAAGGACGTCGCCCTGGAGATGATCCGGGTGCTGGGGGCCGACGGCGCCACCTACCAGAGCATCGAGATGCACGCCGGCGACCGCTTTACGCGCGGCGAACGCATGACGCTGGCCAACCTGTGTGTCGAGGCCGGAGCTAAGGCCGGGCTGGTGGTGCCGGGCGGCGAGATCCTGACCAGTTACGGCTATGACGTGCCCGAGTGGGTGTATCCCGACGAGGGTGCTACCTATGTCCGCGACATCACGCTGGACCTGAGCGCCCTGAACCCGCGCATGAGTGCCCCGAGCGAAGTGGATAACGTGCATGACGTGGCACAGCTGCGGGGCCTCAAGGTCGATCAGGTGTTTATCGGAACCTGCACCAACGGACGCATTGAGGACCTGCACGCGGCTGCCGACGTGCTCCGCGACCGGCGCGTCAGCCCGAATACCCGTCTGCTGGTGATTCCGGCCAGCAGTCAGGTAATGGAACAGGCGATGGTGGACGGCACCCTGCTGACGCTGCAACGTGCCGGAGCAGTCCTGGGAACCCCCGGTTGCGGTCCGTGCATGGGACGTCACCAGGGCGTCCTGGCGCCGGGTGAGGTGTGCGTCAGCACGTCCAACCGCAACTTCATCGGTCGCATGGGGGACAAGGACGCCCAGATCTATCTGGCCAGCCCTGCGGTGGCCGCAGCCACGGCCGTGATGGGGAGAATTGCCCTGCCCGCCGACCTGTCCGGGGCGGTCGCCTGA
- a CDS encoding cation:proton antiporter regulatory subunit — MVKLDETALPGVGVRYDFDGRYGKRVGVITHRDGRREIFVSRRDDPDACAMSIVLADDESEAVADLLGGSTVTRRMSQSMQDIEGLAMDWLPFEASSPYAGHPLGDTMMRTRTGASIVAVMRDGHAIPAPGPEFPLQAGDTVVVVGTPNGVTRAAQLLRGTFSG; from the coding sequence ATGGTGAAGCTCGACGAAACCGCCCTCCCCGGAGTAGGGGTCCGTTATGACTTCGACGGGCGCTATGGCAAGCGCGTGGGCGTGATCACGCACCGCGACGGCCGCCGTGAGATTTTCGTGTCGCGCCGCGACGACCCGGATGCCTGTGCCATGAGCATCGTGCTGGCCGACGACGAATCTGAAGCGGTGGCCGATCTGCTTGGCGGCAGCACAGTGACGCGCCGGATGAGCCAGAGCATGCAGGACATCGAGGGTCTGGCCATGGACTGGCTGCCGTTTGAAGCGAGCAGTCCCTACGCGGGCCACCCTCTGGGCGACACCATGATGCGGACCCGGACCGGAGCCAGCATCGTGGCGGTCATGCGCGACGGCCACGCCATCCCTGCCCCGGGGCCGGAGTTCCCGCTGCAGGCCGGCGATACGGTGGTTGTCGTGGGTACACCCAACGGGGTCACCCGCGCCGCCCAGTTGCTCCGCGGCACCTTCTCCGGCTGA
- a CDS encoding cation:proton antiporter → MPLGQLFLELGAVILALALVGRAAGRLGITPIPLYLLAGIGLGALFHLGDAPEEFIHTGAEIGAVLLLFTLGLEYTSQELRDNLQTHRRMGLLDLALNFTPGVVAGVLLGFTPLASVLLGGVTYLTSSGIASKILADLGRLGNRETPVILAVCVLEDVVMAAYLPVVAALLIGGTLVAIGVNLMVALGAFALAFFLALKYGHVLSRFMNVESDEALLLGVLGLVLLVAGIADLLKVSAAIGAFLVGIALSGEVADRARHQVEPLRNLFAAVFFVFFGLQLNLSSVPGVLLPATLLALVTSVTKFIVGWRGAARAGVQARGRFRAGTTLIPRGEFSILIAGLGLGIAPSLGPLAAVYVLLTAMIGPVLTRFDAQLVPLLDRKKQATPAG, encoded by the coding sequence GTGCCCCTAGGACAACTGTTTCTCGAACTTGGTGCCGTGATTCTGGCCCTGGCCCTGGTGGGCCGCGCAGCCGGGCGACTGGGAATCACCCCGATCCCGCTGTACCTGCTGGCCGGCATTGGTCTGGGTGCGCTCTTCCATCTGGGTGACGCTCCGGAGGAATTCATCCACACCGGCGCCGAAATTGGCGCCGTCCTGCTGCTGTTCACCCTGGGCCTGGAGTACACCAGCCAGGAGCTGCGAGACAACCTGCAGACTCACCGCCGCATGGGCCTGCTGGATCTGGCGCTTAACTTCACCCCCGGGGTGGTGGCCGGGGTTCTGCTGGGCTTCACACCTCTGGCTTCGGTTCTGCTGGGCGGCGTCACCTACCTGACCAGCAGCGGCATCGCCAGCAAGATCCTGGCCGACCTGGGCCGGCTGGGCAACCGCGAGACGCCGGTCATCCTGGCTGTCTGCGTTCTGGAGGATGTGGTCATGGCGGCCTACCTGCCGGTGGTGGCTGCCCTGCTGATCGGCGGCACCCTGGTGGCGATCGGTGTGAACCTGATGGTGGCGCTGGGGGCGTTCGCCCTGGCCTTTTTCCTTGCGCTGAAATACGGCCATGTGCTCAGCCGTTTCATGAACGTGGAGAGCGATGAGGCCCTGCTGCTGGGCGTGCTGGGGCTGGTGCTGCTGGTGGCGGGGATCGCCGACCTGCTCAAGGTCAGCGCGGCCATCGGGGCCTTTCTGGTCGGGATTGCCCTGTCCGGTGAAGTTGCCGACCGCGCCCGCCATCAGGTCGAACCGCTCCGCAACCTGTTTGCGGCGGTGTTTTTCGTGTTCTTCGGGCTGCAGCTGAACCTCAGCAGTGTGCCCGGGGTGCTGCTGCCCGCCACGCTGCTGGCCCTGGTGACCAGTGTGACCAAGTTCATCGTGGGATGGCGCGGCGCCGCGCGGGCCGGCGTCCAGGCCCGGGGCCGGTTCCGCGCGGGCACCACTCTGATTCCCCGGGGCGAATTCAGCATTCTGATTGCCGGCCTGGGGCTGGGCATTGCTCCCAGCCTGGGTCCTCTGGCTGCCGTCTATGTCCTGCTGACAGCCATGATCGGGCCGGTGCTGACGCGCTTCGATGCTCAGCTGGTGCCCCTGCTGGACCGGAAAAAGCAGGCGACTCCTGCCGGGTAG
- a CDS encoding ferritin-like domain-containing protein has protein sequence MQMQMQDLTDLYVLKLQEIYSAEQQGLQAMQQGCDMVQTPELKEGLTMHIEQTQQQIQRLEQLFQKMGAQPGGETNLAMQGLVQEVQKLMQQPASPEVLEAGLIACQQAMEHYEIAGYGTARTYAQLLGDDEAVQMLEQTLNEEKMTDEQLTMIAQRINVEAMNA, from the coding sequence ATGCAGATGCAGATGCAAGACCTGACCGACCTTTACGTCCTCAAGCTTCAGGAGATCTACAGCGCCGAGCAGCAGGGCCTCCAGGCCATGCAGCAGGGCTGTGACATGGTACAGACCCCAGAGCTCAAAGAGGGCCTGACGATGCATATCGAGCAGACCCAGCAGCAGATTCAGCGCCTGGAACAGCTGTTCCAGAAAATGGGCGCGCAGCCCGGCGGCGAGACCAACCTGGCCATGCAGGGTCTGGTGCAGGAAGTGCAGAAACTGATGCAGCAGCCCGCCTCCCCTGAAGTGCTCGAAGCCGGCCTGATTGCCTGCCAGCAGGCCATGGAGCACTACGAGATCGCCGGCTACGGAACAGCGCGCACATACGCCCAGCTACTCGGTGACGACGAAGCCGTGCAGATGCTGGAACAGACTCTGAACGAAGAGAAGATGACCGACGAGCAGCTGACCATGATCGCTCAGCGGATCAACGTGGAAGCGATGAACGCCTGA
- a CDS encoding B12-binding domain-containing radical SAM protein: MSYWRNELKPMLDAETGTLFKQAPIRVTLAFPNRYSVGMASLGYQVIYRMFNQEEGIACERAFLPDDVEAFERTGQVLPTVESGRDAGDCELFALSVSFELDLTNIIRTLDVAGMRPLREERDDSDPVVMIGGPFTSSNPYPLTPFADVIIIGDGEQIVPVVSEALRESQTREDFYDLIDGMPGVFLPSRHTHEPKWATAPKELLPAYSQIVTPHSELSNMFLVEAQRGCPRPCTFCLARTMYGPNRNNQAQELLDVIPDWVEKVGLVGAALSDFPHTKFVGRTLTDRGVKLGVSSIRADTVDTELAEILKAGGLRTFTVASDAPSERLRRWLKKGITTEDLLKTAQISRDLGFSGLKVYMMIGLGPENDDDITELISFTKELAGINRIALGISPFVPKRHTPHFADPFAGVQTIEKRLKRIQKELRTTAELRNVSAKWAWVESVIARGGPEVGMAAYQIYRSESIGAWKKALEEVGWSDEFESNTPAIGLPPGQYESRDVSAHAQGLAV; the protein is encoded by the coding sequence TTGTCGTACTGGCGCAATGAACTCAAACCGATGCTCGACGCAGAAACAGGCACGCTGTTCAAGCAGGCTCCCATTCGCGTCACGCTCGCGTTTCCCAACCGCTACAGCGTAGGTATGGCCTCGCTGGGCTATCAGGTCATCTACCGCATGTTTAACCAGGAAGAGGGGATCGCCTGCGAGCGCGCCTTCCTGCCTGACGATGTCGAGGCTTTCGAACGCACCGGGCAGGTGCTGCCCACCGTGGAATCCGGCCGTGACGCCGGCGACTGTGAACTGTTTGCGCTCAGCGTCAGCTTTGAGCTGGATCTGACCAACATTATCCGCACGCTGGACGTGGCCGGAATGCGGCCGCTGCGTGAGGAGCGCGACGACAGCGATCCGGTCGTCATGATCGGCGGGCCGTTCACCAGTTCCAACCCCTACCCCCTGACTCCCTTTGCCGATGTGATCATCATTGGTGACGGAGAACAGATTGTCCCTGTCGTCAGTGAGGCGCTGCGCGAGTCCCAGACCCGCGAAGATTTCTATGACCTCATAGATGGCATGCCCGGTGTCTTTTTGCCTTCCCGGCATACCCACGAGCCCAAGTGGGCCACCGCTCCCAAGGAACTCCTGCCGGCCTACAGCCAGATCGTGACCCCTCACAGCGAGCTGAGCAATATGTTTCTGGTCGAAGCCCAGCGTGGTTGCCCCCGACCTTGCACCTTCTGTCTTGCCCGGACCATGTATGGCCCAAACCGCAACAACCAGGCGCAGGAACTGCTGGATGTCATTCCGGACTGGGTGGAAAAAGTCGGACTGGTCGGCGCGGCCCTCAGTGACTTTCCGCACACCAAGTTCGTGGGCCGTACGCTGACCGACCGTGGCGTCAAGCTGGGCGTGAGCTCCATCCGTGCCGATACCGTGGACACGGAACTGGCCGAGATTCTCAAGGCCGGGGGGCTTCGGACCTTCACCGTGGCCAGCGACGCTCCCAGCGAGCGCCTGCGCCGCTGGCTGAAAAAAGGCATCACCACCGAGGACCTGCTGAAGACAGCGCAGATCAGCCGAGACCTGGGTTTCAGTGGTCTGAAGGTCTACATGATGATCGGCCTGGGCCCGGAAAACGACGACGACATCACCGAGCTGATTTCCTTTACCAAGGAACTGGCGGGGATCAACCGCATTGCCCTGGGGATCAGCCCCTTTGTCCCCAAGCGCCACACCCCGCACTTTGCCGATCCGTTCGCCGGCGTGCAGACTATCGAGAAGCGTCTCAAGCGCATTCAGAAGGAACTGCGCACGACGGCTGAACTGCGCAACGTGTCTGCCAAGTGGGCCTGGGTCGAAAGCGTGATCGCGCGCGGCGGTCCTGAGGTTGGAATGGCCGCTTACCAGATCTACCGCAGCGAGAGCATCGGCGCCTGGAAAAAAGCCCTTGAGGAAGTCGGCTGGAGCGACGAATTCGAGAGCAATACCCCGGCAATCGGTCTGCCGCCCGGTCAGTACGAGAGCAGGGATGTCAGCGCCCATGCACAGGGACTCGCGGTCTAA
- a CDS encoding class I SAM-dependent methyltransferase, whose amino-acid sequence MSNPDRFLGRADVYAAARPGYPQALSEWLVSQRLLDGHVADVGAGTGLFTRLLLTHGGRVAAVEPNPEMRSQLATSLEASVQTGQLTVLAGTSEDTGIPEASVALVTAAQAAHWFEPEATLREFRRILCPGGRVLFVWNDWRGVETPFNRAYGAVVARYQDARTPQLATRVPEAELPRFMPGGVERRVFDNPVILSRERLRALAGSVSYLPAPGDARSGPMFKELDQAFDAHAQGGQVTLAYRTHAFLGQLD is encoded by the coding sequence TTGAGCAACCCGGACCGCTTTCTTGGCCGTGCAGATGTGTACGCCGCCGCGCGACCGGGGTACCCACAGGCGCTCTCAGAGTGGCTGGTCTCGCAGAGACTCCTGGACGGACACGTGGCTGACGTGGGTGCGGGCACCGGTCTGTTTACCCGCCTGCTCCTGACGCATGGCGGACGGGTGGCCGCGGTTGAACCCAACCCCGAGATGCGCTCGCAGCTGGCCACCTCTCTGGAAGCGTCGGTACAGACCGGACAGCTCACCGTACTGGCCGGTACCTCCGAGGACACCGGGATTCCAGAAGCTTCGGTGGCCCTGGTGACGGCGGCACAGGCCGCCCACTGGTTTGAACCGGAGGCCACCCTGCGCGAGTTCCGGCGGATTCTGTGCCCAGGTGGCCGCGTGCTGTTCGTCTGGAACGACTGGCGTGGGGTAGAGACGCCTTTTAACCGTGCGTATGGAGCTGTGGTGGCCCGCTATCAGGACGCCAGGACGCCGCAGCTGGCCACCCGTGTGCCGGAAGCCGAGCTGCCCCGTTTCATGCCAGGAGGAGTGGAGCGCCGCGTTTTCGACAACCCGGTTATCCTTTCCCGTGAACGGCTGCGCGCTCTGGCTGGCAGCGTGAGCTACCTGCCGGCCCCCGGCGACGCCCGCTCTGGGCCGATGTTCAAGGAACTGGATCAGGCGTTCGATGCCCATGCGCAGGGCGGTCAGGTCACGCTGGCCTACCGCACGCACGCATTCCTGGGCCAGCTGGACTGA
- a CDS encoding L-aspartate oxidase translates to MKVLDTELLVIGGGVAGTYAALTARTYGADVLLACKTSLTAGSTRWAQGGIAAPAGPGDEAAHAQDTLRAGRGLCEPETVARFVAEARAHVETLRDLGVAFSPAHTLEGGHSRPRIRHTGDATGYAISVALARALEAARGPGLRLLENTFARNLRLHGEQVVGADLLTHQGLVRVRAGAVLLATGGFGQLFPVTTAPPEGTGDGLALAYRAGAALRDLEFVQFHPTAVVTGGAAHLVTEAARGEGGVLRNAGGERFMARYDPQLELAPRDTVARAIAAEISRTGRVDLDLRHLGKAFVHARFPTVSQTLAGLGLNLGRDLIPVQPAAHYTMGGVQTDTHGRTSLPGLYAAGEVASSGLHGANRLASNSLSEGLVFGARAAREALAVGSLPLHDGEAVPAPGANPAGLPALRSRVIGAAGLLRSGGRLHDALEVPAMPGTPGDTRATLEAANLDLLAGLLLRAALSREESRGGHARQDFPGEAPQAVHTVQTLEGQASTLTAVPVRQSMLRFSA, encoded by the coding sequence GTGAAGGTTCTAGACACGGAACTCCTGGTGATCGGCGGCGGCGTAGCCGGTACCTATGCCGCGCTGACGGCCCGGACCTACGGCGCAGACGTGCTGCTGGCCTGCAAGACCTCCCTGACCGCTGGCTCGACGCGCTGGGCCCAGGGCGGTATCGCGGCGCCCGCCGGGCCCGGCGACGAGGCGGCCCATGCCCAGGACACCCTGCGCGCCGGGCGTGGCCTGTGCGAACCCGAGACGGTAGCCCGCTTTGTGGCCGAGGCCCGCGCCCACGTCGAGACCCTGCGCGACCTGGGCGTGGCCTTCTCCCCTGCCCACACCCTGGAAGGCGGGCACAGCCGGCCACGTATCCGCCACACCGGCGACGCCACCGGGTACGCCATCAGCGTGGCCCTGGCCCGCGCCCTGGAAGCGGCCCGGGGGCCCGGGCTGCGCCTGCTGGAAAACACCTTCGCCCGGAACCTGCGGCTGCACGGCGAGCAGGTCGTAGGCGCCGACCTGCTCACTCATCAGGGGCTGGTGCGGGTGCGTGCGGGCGCTGTGCTGCTGGCCACCGGAGGATTCGGCCAGCTGTTCCCGGTAACCACGGCCCCCCCCGAAGGTACCGGAGACGGCCTGGCCCTGGCCTACCGCGCTGGGGCGGCGCTGCGTGACCTGGAATTCGTGCAGTTTCATCCCACCGCCGTGGTGACGGGAGGCGCCGCACATCTGGTCACCGAAGCCGCGCGCGGAGAGGGAGGCGTGCTCCGCAATGCCGGCGGCGAGCGCTTCATGGCCCGCTATGACCCGCAGCTGGAACTTGCCCCGCGCGACACGGTGGCCCGGGCCATCGCCGCCGAAATTTCACGGACCGGGCGGGTGGACCTGGATCTGCGCCATCTGGGCAAGGCTTTCGTGCATGCACGTTTTCCTACCGTCAGCCAAACACTCGCCGGCCTGGGATTAAACCTGGGCCGTGACCTGATTCCGGTACAGCCGGCCGCGCACTACACCATGGGCGGCGTGCAGACCGACACCCACGGCCGCACGAGCCTGCCCGGCCTGTACGCCGCGGGCGAGGTGGCGTCTTCCGGCCTGCACGGCGCCAACCGGCTGGCCAGCAACAGCCTCTCGGAGGGGCTGGTGTTCGGGGCGCGGGCGGCGCGCGAAGCGCTGGCGGTGGGAAGCCTGCCACTGCATGACGGCGAGGCGGTTCCGGCTCCCGGAGCAAATCCGGCCGGATTACCCGCCCTGCGCTCGCGGGTGATAGGCGCAGCCGGCCTGCTCCGCAGCGGGGGCAGGTTACATGACGCCCTGGAAGTTCCAGCGATGCCCGGCACTCCGGGCGATACCCGGGCAACGCTGGAGGCCGCAAACCTTGACCTGCTGGCCGGGCTGCTGCTGCGCGCGGCCCTGTCTCGTGAGGAGTCACGCGGAGGCCATGCCCGGCAGGATTTTCCCGGTGAAGCGCCGCAGGCTGTTCATACAGTTCAGACACTGGAAGGCCAGGCATCCACACTTACGGCAGTGCCGGTACGGCAGAGCATGCTAAGGTTCAGCGCGTGA
- the nadC gene encoding carboxylating nicotinate-nucleotide diphosphorylase: MLSLEDRLRAALAEDIGRGDATTLATIPASQMARAEILLKESGVLSGLEVAGRVFSLVDPELSVHWSAADGEQRERGPIGTVEGPARSLLSAERLALNLLQRLSGVATQTRRHVDALGPGRTQLLDTRKTTPLWRDLEKQAVRYGGGVNHRAGLDDGILIKDNHVAAAGGVTEAIHRARGHAYLLKVECEVGDLNGLREALRAGADRVLLDNMNDDLLAEAVTVRNELAPHVSLEASGNMTLERLPMVAASGVDYVSAGALTHSAPALDISLNFLPSPTEAPA, from the coding sequence GTGCTGAGCCTGGAAGACCGGCTGCGCGCCGCCCTGGCGGAGGATATCGGGCGTGGCGACGCCACCACTCTGGCCACGATTCCCGCGTCGCAGATGGCCCGTGCCGAGATCCTGCTCAAGGAAAGCGGGGTGCTCAGTGGCCTGGAGGTTGCAGGCCGGGTGTTCTCCCTGGTGGACCCGGAACTGAGCGTCCACTGGAGTGCCGCAGACGGCGAGCAACGGGAGCGGGGACCGATAGGCACCGTGGAGGGTCCGGCGCGCAGTCTGCTGAGTGCCGAACGCCTCGCCCTGAACCTGCTGCAACGGCTGAGCGGCGTGGCCACGCAGACCCGGCGTCACGTGGACGCCCTGGGCCCGGGCCGTACGCAACTGCTCGACACCCGCAAGACCACACCGCTGTGGCGCGACCTGGAAAAGCAGGCCGTGCGGTATGGCGGCGGAGTGAACCACCGCGCCGGCCTGGACGACGGCATCCTGATCAAGGACAACCACGTGGCCGCGGCCGGCGGCGTAACCGAAGCGATCCACCGCGCGCGCGGACACGCGTACCTGCTCAAGGTCGAATGCGAGGTCGGTGATCTGAACGGTCTGCGCGAAGCCCTGCGGGCCGGGGCCGACCGGGTGCTGCTGGACAACATGAACGACGACCTGCTCGCCGAAGCGGTCACCGTGCGAAATGAACTTGCCCCCCACGTCTCCCTGGAAGCCAGCGGCAACATGACCCTGGAACGCCTGCCGATGGTGGCGGCCAGTGGCGTGGACTACGTCAGCGCCGGGGCCCTGACGCATTCCGCCCCGGCCCTGGATATCAGCCTGAATTTTCTTCCCTCGCCCACCGAGGCCCCAGCATGA
- the nadA gene encoding quinolinate synthase NadA yields MTDQPVTPVIPRPQTPHRDLLQLEVLPDEAQIRADIGRLRRERNAVILAHNYQRPEVQGIADFVGDSLGLSRQAARTDAEVIVFAGVHFMAETAAILNPQKTVLLPDLRAGCSLADTVTAQGIRDWKALNPGGLVVTYVNTTADVKAESDYCCTSGNAVQIVQSLPQDVPVLFAPDRFLAAHVIRETGREMDVWDGACHVHEAIRPEDVQGQQAAYPDAELLIHPECGCSSRILSAIPELQLYSTEGMIHRAQASDAQEFIVVTETGMVTRLQNDVPGKTFIPVSRTACCEYMKMITLTNILDSLQNLQPRVTVPKDIRARALVPIERMLAVG; encoded by the coding sequence ATGACCGACCAACCTGTGACTCCCGTGATTCCCCGCCCCCAGACGCCGCACCGGGACCTGCTGCAACTGGAGGTGCTGCCGGACGAGGCCCAGATACGCGCGGATATCGGGCGGCTGCGCCGGGAGCGGAATGCCGTGATCCTGGCGCACAACTACCAGCGGCCCGAGGTCCAGGGCATCGCGGACTTTGTCGGTGACTCGCTGGGCCTGTCGCGGCAGGCCGCCCGGACAGACGCTGAAGTCATCGTGTTTGCCGGCGTGCACTTCATGGCCGAAACGGCGGCGATTCTTAACCCGCAAAAAACCGTGCTGCTGCCGGACCTCCGCGCCGGCTGCTCGCTGGCCGACACGGTCACGGCGCAGGGCATCCGCGACTGGAAGGCCCTCAACCCCGGCGGGCTGGTCGTGACCTATGTGAACACCACGGCGGATGTCAAGGCCGAGTCGGACTACTGCTGCACCAGCGGCAACGCTGTGCAGATCGTGCAGAGCCTGCCCCAGGACGTACCGGTCCTGTTTGCACCGGACCGCTTTCTGGCGGCCCATGTCATCCGCGAGACAGGGCGGGAAATGGACGTCTGGGACGGCGCCTGTCATGTGCACGAAGCCATTCGCCCGGAAGACGTACAGGGTCAGCAGGCGGCCTATCCGGATGCCGAGTTGCTGATCCACCCCGAGTGCGGCTGCTCCAGCCGTATCCTGTCGGCCATTCCTGAATTGCAGCTGTATTCCACCGAGGGCATGATTCACCGGGCCCAGGCCAGCGATGCGCAGGAATTCATCGTGGTGACCGAGACCGGCATGGTGACGCGGTTGCAGAACGACGTGCCCGGCAAGACCTTTATCCCGGTCAGCCGCACGGCCTGCTGCGAGTACATGAAGATGATCACGCTGACCAACATCCTGGACAGCCTGCAGAACCTGCAGCCGCGCGTGACAGTTCCCAAAGACATCCGTGCCCGGGCGCTGGTGCCCATCGAGCGCATGCTGGCCGTCGGCTGA